GGCGCACTGCTGTGCCTCTCGGCCGCGGTCGGGCTGCTGCACTTCCGCGACGTGCCGTCACGCCTGCATGCCGCGACGAAGCCGCAGGTGCTCGGACTGGCGCTCATCTGCGTCGCGATCGCGCTGTCGCAGCGTTCGATCGGCGGCATCCTCGTCGGCGTCGTCCTGGTCGCGCCGGTCGTGATGATGCAGTTCGCCACGGCCCCGCTGTCGGCGCACATGGTCGGACGACAGGCCTATCGCAACGGCACCGTCGAGCAGCGCCGGCTCGTGGTCGACGAGCTCGCGGAGTCGAAGCAGACCCCGCCGGCCGCCGGCTGACTTGTGGGTCTTAACGCACAAGTCAGGTTGTGGGATAAAACGCACATGGCATAATGTGGGATAAAAGCCACAAGGGGGCGTCATGAGGTTCAATCTGGAGCGCAGCACCGACTTCGGCACCCTCGCCGCAGCCCGGCGTGAAGCGCTAGGCCTCACACAGGCACAGCTCGCGGCCCAAGCGGGCGTCACTCGGGACTGGCTCGCGCGTTTCGAAACCGGTGCGCCGAACGTCACCCTCTCCCGTGTCATGCGGGTGTACCGGGCCCTGGAACTGGAGATCTTGGCACAGGGAGACGGGCCGATATGAATGAACGACTCGCTGTCTTCCTTGACGGACGACGTATCGGAACTCTGGCTCAGACGCAGCAGGGAAGCGTCACCTTCTCGTACATGCCGGACTACTGGGGCAACCGCGGCGTCACCCCGCTGTCCCTATCGCTTCCGCTGGTTGTGCCGAACCACAAGAACCGTCCGACGCGCGCGTTCCTCCAGGGCCTCCTGCCGGACAGTGCGGCGCGGCTCGAGGAGCTCGGACGGGAATTCGGAGTATCGCCGCGTAATCCGTTCGCGCTCCTCGCTCACATGGGGAGTGATGCGGCGGGAGCAGTGCAGATCTTGCCGGAAGGCGACGACAGCTCCGACGCGGCGGTGAGGCAGGGCGACGTATCAGAACTCGACGAGTCCGAGTTCGCCGCCATCGTCGCCGACGTGATCGCAAACCGCGATACCTGGGGCCGCCGCGATAACGCAAGTGTGCGGTGGAGCCTTCCTGGTGCTCAACCAAAGGTCGCGCTTTTCCGCACAGACGAAGGACGCTGGGCCATACCCAACGACTCCACGCCGACGACGCACATCATCAAACCTGCCGTACCGCCGTACTCCGATCATCACATCAATGAGTTCATGACCATGGCTGCGGCGCGGTGGCTGGGTCTCGATGTAGCCGACGACTTCGTCGTCACTACAGAGAGAGGAGATCATGCGTTTGTCTCGGTGAGATACGACCGACGCAAGACAGGTGAGCGCTGGGAACGTCTGCATCAGGAAGACCTGTGTCAGGCGATGTCCATCCCGCCTGAGAAGAAGTACCAGGCCGAAGGAGGGCCAGGCATCGCAACGATCGCGCAACTGTTCGCCTCGTTGCCTCACCACGAGGACCGTCGGCTAAACGCGAGAAGATTCTTCGACGCCATCGTTTTCAACGTCGCCGCTCTGGGAACCGATGCCCATGCGAAGAACTACTCGCTGCTTCTGAGTGCCGACCGCGCAACCTTGGCGCCGCTGTACGATCTGGGCAGCCACACGCCCTACCCGATTCGCGGTTCGGGGTTGCCTCGCCTCGCGATGTCGGTCGAAGGCGAATATCGCGCAACAGGGATAACCCCGATCGCGCTCGCGCGGGCGGGGCGTCGTCTTGGCCTCGATGAAGGCGAAGCGCACGACCGGGCCGTCAGCATCCTCCGTCGGGTGGTCGAGGCATATCGCGTTGCAGCGGAACTCGCGCGTGACGCGCTCGGCGACCATGAGTTCATCGACCGTATGCTGCAAGGGATTGGTGAATACACGGCCCAACGGTCGATGTAAACGATCGT
This Microbacterium sp. XT11 DNA region includes the following protein-coding sequences:
- the mnhG gene encoding monovalent cation/H(+) antiporter subunit G; this encodes MNVFGLMIPDAVIDVTVLVLILLGALLCLSAAVGLLHFRDVPSRLHAATKPQVLGLALICVAIALSQRSIGGILVGVVLVAPVVMMQFATAPLSAHMVGRQAYRNGTVEQRRLVVDELAESKQTPPAAG
- a CDS encoding helix-turn-helix domain-containing protein; amino-acid sequence: MRFNLERSTDFGTLAAARREALGLTQAQLAAQAGVTRDWLARFETGAPNVTLSRVMRVYRALELEILAQGDGPI
- a CDS encoding HipA domain-containing protein → MNERLAVFLDGRRIGTLAQTQQGSVTFSYMPDYWGNRGVTPLSLSLPLVVPNHKNRPTRAFLQGLLPDSAARLEELGREFGVSPRNPFALLAHMGSDAAGAVQILPEGDDSSDAAVRQGDVSELDESEFAAIVADVIANRDTWGRRDNASVRWSLPGAQPKVALFRTDEGRWAIPNDSTPTTHIIKPAVPPYSDHHINEFMTMAAARWLGLDVADDFVVTTERGDHAFVSVRYDRRKTGERWERLHQEDLCQAMSIPPEKKYQAEGGPGIATIAQLFASLPHHEDRRLNARRFFDAIVFNVAALGTDAHAKNYSLLLSADRATLAPLYDLGSHTPYPIRGSGLPRLAMSVEGEYRATGITPIALARAGRRLGLDEGEAHDRAVSILRRVVEAYRVAAELARDALGDHEFIDRMLQGIGEYTAQRSM